A genomic window from Thunnus maccoyii chromosome 2, fThuMac1.1, whole genome shotgun sequence includes:
- the LOC121910325 gene encoding uncharacterized protein LOC121910325 isoform X3: MDRPRGQSRSIGIQVNTPETCAATIEKPAPQYIVDEEAIMQLMKTCPMCDRQCRCSKHTRGPYFIVYQNCYFCDFQRKWASQPEALNANAYKAYIPSRKKLKSNDTVTVETEAQSSQRNKTNISESNQPLKSCVTASTLSLDIIDVHK; the protein is encoded by the exons ATGGACAGACCACGAGGCCAGAGCAGAAGCATAG GTATTCAAGTAAATACACCTGAGACGTGCGCTGCGACCATTGAGAA ACCAGCTCCACAGTACATCGTTGATGAGGAGGCCATCATGCAGCTGATGAAGACCTGTCCGATGTGCGACAGACAGTGCCGCTGTTCCAAACACACTCGTGGTCCTTATTTCATAGTCTATCAGAACTGTTACTTCTGCGATTTTCAACGCAAGTGGGCCAGCCAGCCTGAAGCTCTAAATGCAAACGCTTATAAAGCATACATACCGTCCAGGAAGAAACTGAAGTCAAATGACACAGTTACTGTAGAGACTGAGGCTCAGTCATCACAACGTAATAAGACAAACATTTCTGAATCCAACCAGCCGTTAAAGAGCTGTGTAACAGCCTCAACGCTGTCTTTAGATATTATTGatgtacataaataa
- the LOC121910325 gene encoding uncharacterized protein LOC121910325 isoform X2, which produces MKAPKHCYLKSTAVPRDSKAGVTATLQDNQAVMDRPRGQSRSIGIQVNTPETCAATIEKPAPQYIVDEEAIMQLMKTCPMCDRQCRCSKHTRGPYFIVYQNCYFCDFQRKWASQPEALNANAYKAYIPSRKKLKSNDTVTVETEAQSSQRNKTNISESNQPLKSCVTASTLSLDIIDVHK; this is translated from the exons ATGAAAGCACCAAAACACTGCTATCTGAAGTCCACAGCTGTTCCCAGAGACAGTAAAGCCGGAGTGACAGCGACG ctgcaaGACAACCAGGCAGTGATGGACAGACCACGAGGCCAGAGCAGAAGCATAG GTATTCAAGTAAATACACCTGAGACGTGCGCTGCGACCATTGAGAA ACCAGCTCCACAGTACATCGTTGATGAGGAGGCCATCATGCAGCTGATGAAGACCTGTCCGATGTGCGACAGACAGTGCCGCTGTTCCAAACACACTCGTGGTCCTTATTTCATAGTCTATCAGAACTGTTACTTCTGCGATTTTCAACGCAAGTGGGCCAGCCAGCCTGAAGCTCTAAATGCAAACGCTTATAAAGCATACATACCGTCCAGGAAGAAACTGAAGTCAAATGACACAGTTACTGTAGAGACTGAGGCTCAGTCATCACAACGTAATAAGACAAACATTTCTGAATCCAACCAGCCGTTAAAGAGCTGTGTAACAGCCTCAACGCTGTCTTTAGATATTATTGatgtacataaataa
- the LOC121910325 gene encoding uncharacterized protein LOC121910325 isoform X1, with translation MVRVCAFPNCTNKMSPNTSRSFHRLPLLDRDTLKLWLVVLQMDANTPVHTLRLADYRVCSDHFERDDYCQPKKRRNPIPKHFFLKKNAVPRVERPAADTVELQDNQAVMDRPRGQSRSIGIQVNTPETCAATIEKPAPQYIVDEEAIMQLMKTCPMCDRQCRCSKHTRGPYFIVYQNCYFCDFQRKWASQPEALNANAYKAYIPSRKKLKSNDTVTVETEAQSSQRNKTNISESNQPLKSCVTASTLSLDIIDVHK, from the exons ATGGTTCGCGTTTGCGCATTTCCGAATTGTACCAACAAAATGTCGCCAAACACTTCGCGCAGCTTTCATAGACTACCTTTGTTGGATAGGGATACGCTGAAGTTGTGGCTAGTTGTGCTACAAATGGATGCTAACACTCCTGTCCATACACTGCGCCTTGCAGACTATCGGGTCTGCAGTGACCATTTTGAACGGGATGACTACTGCCAGccaaagaagagaagaaatcCTATACCAAAGCACTTTTTCCTAAAGAAAAATGCTGTTCCAAGAGTGGAGAGACCCGCTGCAGACACGGTGGAG ctgcaaGACAACCAGGCAGTGATGGACAGACCACGAGGCCAGAGCAGAAGCATAG GTATTCAAGTAAATACACCTGAGACGTGCGCTGCGACCATTGAGAA ACCAGCTCCACAGTACATCGTTGATGAGGAGGCCATCATGCAGCTGATGAAGACCTGTCCGATGTGCGACAGACAGTGCCGCTGTTCCAAACACACTCGTGGTCCTTATTTCATAGTCTATCAGAACTGTTACTTCTGCGATTTTCAACGCAAGTGGGCCAGCCAGCCTGAAGCTCTAAATGCAAACGCTTATAAAGCATACATACCGTCCAGGAAGAAACTGAAGTCAAATGACACAGTTACTGTAGAGACTGAGGCTCAGTCATCACAACGTAATAAGACAAACATTTCTGAATCCAACCAGCCGTTAAAGAGCTGTGTAACAGCCTCAACGCTGTCTTTAGATATTATTGatgtacataaataa